The Neptunomonas concharum genomic interval TACTGGCGGTGCCGCCGAAGCAAAATAGACTTTGCGTGCACCCATATCCCGTGCCATTTGCACGATTTGCTTAGAAGTTGTTCCCCTAACGATTGAGTCATCTACCAGCATGACGACTTTACCTTTGAATTCCATCTCAATCGGGTTCAGTTTACGTCGTACTGATTTTTTACGCTGAGTTTGACCCGGCATAATAAAGGTACGACCAATATAGCGATTTTTAATAAAACCTTCACGGAACGTCACATTAAGATGCTTAGCCATCTCTAAGGCTGAAGTACGGCTGGTGTCCGGGATCGGGATGATCACATCAATATCATGATCTGGCCGCTCTTTAAGCACTTTCTCAGCCAGTTTAACCCCCATACGCATACGCGCTTGGTGAACGTTAACATTATCGATGATCGAATCAGGCCGTGCCAGATAAACAAACTCAAACAAACAGGGTGCTAAATTCGTTTTTTCAGCACATTGACGCGTAAAAACATTTCCATCCATGTCGATGAAAATTGCTTCACCAGGTTCAATATCTCTCACACGGGTAAAACCTGAGATATCCAATGCTACGCTTTCAGAAGCAACCATACACTCTTCGCCTTCAGGTGTTGAGCGCGTACCATAAACCAGTGGTCGGATACCATTTGGATCACGAAATGCCAAGACGCCATAACCGGTAATCACGGCTACAACGGCATATCCACCTTTAACCCTTTTATGAACTTTAGACACTGCTTCAAAAATATCATCCGCATCAGGCGTTAATTTGCCTTGGCGCTGGAGCTCATGAGCAAAAACATTCAGTAGCACTTCAGAGTCGGAGGTTGTATTGATATGACGAAGATCTGCTCGGAACATCTCTTCACCTAGCTCATCGGCATTGGTCAGGTTACCGTTGTGTGCTAGTGCAATCCCATAGGGCGAGTTGACATAGAACGGTTGCGCTTCTGCGGCGCTGGAACTACCGGCAGTAGGGTAGCGGACATGGCCGATACCAACATGGCCCACCAAACGCTTCATATGCCGCGTCCTGAAAACCTCATTAACTAAACCGTTATCTTTGCGTAGGAAGAAACGATTACCTTCACAGGTAACCATACCTGCAGCATCCTGACCACGATGTTGTAATACCGTTAAAGCGTCAAAGATCGTCTGGTTAACAAGTGATTTGGCTACAAGGCCGACAATACCGCACATTTGAACTACCTCAAGAGGAATCTTAAAAGCTATCGACCTGCAAACAGGCCACTTATCTTAACGTCCTGCGTTCCAAATCATCTGCCCCACTTCGGTGGCAACATCTTTGGTCCAAGCTTCCATCAACACAAAGTGAGGAATCAATTGAGACTCCTGCCACCAAGCATCTTGCACTGCAGGCGTTTGTCCCAGCAGCGCAATTAAAACTACAACAATAATAGCACCTCTGGCGATACCAAACCCCATACCCAACATGCGGTCTGTACCACTGAGTCCTGTCGCTTCTACCAACATACCCACTAAGTTACTTAACAAAGCACCTACTATTAGCGTAATAACAAATAGGCTAATAAAAGCTGCGCCAATACGAAACGACGGAGTCTGGATATAGTCAGCCAATACAACAGTCAACGCTGGTGTAAAAAGGCGAGCAATAATAAAGGCAGCTACCCAAGTAACAAGGGATAACGCCTCTTTCACAAAGCCTCTGCGAATACTGAAAAGGCCCGATATAGCCACGATGGCCAATATCGTCCAATCAGCCCAATTCATCATTGATATACCATCCATAAAATTTGCGCGCATTCTAACAGAGGGTTAAATGGAACCCAATCATTGCGTAGTAAATCGGACAATTATTCCATCCAACCCAAAGTCGTTTTTCAGCCCCTCTTTGAGGCTCTCTAAACGCGCTTTTTGTAGGTCTGGGCCGACATATACTTTGAACAAATCAGCCGTTTTTCGGGTATATACCTTATGCCCTGAATCCATTAACTGCTTACGTAAAGCACGCGCATTTGCCTCATCTTTAAAACTAGCCAACTGCAATGTCCAAGCAACGGGCACATTCTGCTCATCAAGCTCTGGCCGCTTATTCTCTACGCCAATCACCGGACGTTTTTCTTCCAAGGCCTCTTGTACTTCCTCAGTTGATTCAACTTCCACTTTAACGACAACGGCTTCAGGTTCAGATTTAGGCTCAACCTGAACAGGTGGGTACTCGGAAGTATCAGGCAGTACGGATGTCTCTTGCTTTATCTCTATAGGCGCAGACAGCGGTGGAGGTGCAGGAATACGGCTCTCCAATTGTCTCTCGCGATAGCCTTCGCCTGTTAGAAAAAACGGTAAAAAAACTATAGCTGCTAGCAGCAA includes:
- the purF gene encoding amidophosphoribosyltransferase, with amino-acid sequence MCGIVGLVAKSLVNQTIFDALTVLQHRGQDAAGMVTCEGNRFFLRKDNGLVNEVFRTRHMKRLVGHVGIGHVRYPTAGSSSAAEAQPFYVNSPYGIALAHNGNLTNADELGEEMFRADLRHINTTSDSEVLLNVFAHELQRQGKLTPDADDIFEAVSKVHKRVKGGYAVVAVITGYGVLAFRDPNGIRPLVYGTRSTPEGEECMVASESVALDISGFTRVRDIEPGEAIFIDMDGNVFTRQCAEKTNLAPCLFEFVYLARPDSIIDNVNVHQARMRMGVKLAEKVLKERPDHDIDVIIPIPDTSRTSALEMAKHLNVTFREGFIKNRYIGRTFIMPGQTQRKKSVRRKLNPIEMEFKGKVVMLVDDSIVRGTTSKQIVQMARDMGARKVYFASAAPPVRFPNVYGIDMPSPTEFIAHNRTESEIGEAIGADWMLYQDLNDLKETVAEGLDIALTDFDSSVFDGYYVTGDIDDAYLERIDQKRNDAAKVKPESVDHEDEAPADLHTKIQ
- a CDS encoding CvpA family protein, translated to MNWADWTILAIVAISGLFSIRRGFVKEALSLVTWVAAFIIARLFTPALTVVLADYIQTPSFRIGAAFISLFVITLIVGALLSNLVGMLVEATGLSGTDRMLGMGFGIARGAIIVVVLIALLGQTPAVQDAWWQESQLIPHFVLMEAWTKDVATEVGQMIWNAGR
- a CDS encoding SPOR domain-containing protein; the encoded protein is MHSQLKRRLIGSAVLLLAAIVFLPFFLTGEGYRERQLESRIPAPPPLSAPIEIKQETSVLPDTSEYPPVQVEPKSEPEAVVVKVEVESTEEVQEALEEKRPVIGVENKRPELDEQNVPVAWTLQLASFKDEANARALRKQLMDSGHKVYTRKTADLFKVYVGPDLQKARLESLKEGLKNDFGLDGIIVRFTTQ